One window of the Cryptomeria japonica chromosome 7, Sugi_1.0, whole genome shotgun sequence genome contains the following:
- the LOC131056764 gene encoding uncharacterized protein LOC131056764 — MEGEINSWMIQNKEIAAELGMKIEAVETESINVRIGGSIIQMVIPSTSQDSFLAIFLDPEEGDETFTETLFDLNEKLERIRFSPDCMSKVLGCMVQVFEKHQRYKLSEGGENIESCVVSLAEDARLECDKALWACHDDPSILQGILPWCSVSLIPNLEAIELQMEVKGIMVEDHVTTGLGFCFELPLVIHLQFSSSAWSARVFSLDIFRSVQVYVMQSPIQSRQLRDSMEKMTVGLNERMRNAIAKSLQDRMRPYGPHVLVQLSVKEFFNNCKISTDGSLYVGEQISESHNIIVSLLVSLGNWMKNVKNWCAVCRKKLPPFSRLWYCDEVLCLFRFEELGIGTSVLQELKNSELIDLEITLAATAARCLDRDVFEPYPSFLLKNNEIRKRSGFFSSIESGKATASEPRDFLANKNLALIKQIIDAFPPLSEMQGCSNEIELVLKLGISWLQKDCKTGGINRDDLSEEEYADQLLLPYKILTYVLFTNRSSLYVLKNTNKLNVKGSLYEFAVFYNSESEEIFNQRRAAEGSVFAFHGSYICNWYSILRNGLKCLSETGYMSAGNFLGNGIYLSRHMEKAYTYCRSYRFSIHGESKVYRVMALCEVFSWEKYRKAHDVLVASNENDVVIRYLIVFNEEHDICIWETEKVIAGNMLSDETDFGEHYKRLRSQYVNEVMNIGSISVENRLELLQKKVSNK, encoded by the exons ATGGAAGGAGAAATCAATTCCTGGATGATCCAGAACAAAGAAATTGCAGCAGAACTTGGCATGAAAATTGAAGCTGTTGAGACAGAGTCTATTAATGTTAGGATAGGAGGGTCTATCATACAGATGGTTATACCCTCTACTTCACAAGATTCCTTTCTGGCTATATTTTTAGACCCAGAGGAAGGAGATGAGACCTTCACTGAAACTCTTTTTGACTTGAATGAGAAACTTGAGCGAATAAGATTTAGTCCAGACTGCATGAGCAAAGTACTCGGCTGCATGGTGCAAGTATTTGAGAAACACCAGCGCTATAAGCTAAGTGAAGGTGGCGAGAACATAGAATCATGTGTAGTCAGTTTAGCTGAAGATGCGAGATTGGAGTGTGATAAGGCCTTGTGGGCATGCCATGATGATCCATCCATTCTACAAGGAATACTACCATGGTGCTCTGTCAGCTTGATTCCAAATCTGGAAGCTATTGAATTGCAAATGGAAGTTAAGGGTATAATGGTTGAGGATCATGTGACCACAGGGCTAGGATTTTGTTTCGAGCTTCCTCTTGTGATTCATCTCCAATTTAGTAGCAGTGCATGGTCTGCAAGAGTTTTTTCTCTAGATATCTTTAGGTCGGTGCAAGTTTATGTGATGCAAAGCCCAATTCAGTCTCGACAGTTGAGAGATTCAATGGAAAAGATGACAGTTGGATTGAATGAAAGAATGAGAAATGCCATTGCTAAAAGTCTCCAGGATAGGATGCGCCCATATGGACCTCATGTGTTGGTGCAACTTTCAGTGAAAGAATTTTTCAATAATTGCAAAATTTCAACTGATGGGTCGCTATATGTAGGGGAACAGATTTCCGAGTCTCATAACATTATTGTTTCCCTTCTGGTTTCATTGGGAAATTGGATGAAGAATGTGAAGAACTGGTGTGCGGTTTGTAGGAAGAAGCTTCCACCATTTTCTCGACTGTGGTACTGCGACGAAGTATTATG TTTGTTCAGGTTTGAAGAGTTGGGAATTGGAACGTCTGTGCTCCAGGAACTGAAAAACTCAGAGTTAATTGATTTGGAAATTACTCTTGCCGCTACTGCAGCAAGATGTTTAGATCGTGATGTTTTTGAGCCATATCCGAGTTTTCTTTTGAAGAACAATGAAATACGAAAACGTTCTGGATTCTTCAGTTCAATTGAATCAGGGAAAGCTACTGCCAGTGAACCAAGGGACTTTTTGGCTAATAAGAATTTGGCTCTTATAAAGCAGATAATAGATGCATTTCCCCCACTTTCAGAGATGCAAGGGTGTTCCAATGAAATTGAACTAGTTTTGAAGCTGGGTATATCATGGCTGCAAAAGGATTGTAAAACTGGTGGTATCAATCGGGATGACTTATCGGAAGAAGAATATGCAGATCAATTATTACTTCCATACAAAATTCTCACATATGTGCTGTTTACAAATAGATCCTCTCTTTATGTGCTAAAGAACACCAATAAATTGAATGTGAAAGGATCTCTTTATGAGTTTGCAGTTTTCTATAATTCTGAGAGTGAGGAAATATTTAATCAACGCAGGGCCGCTGAAGGATCTGTCTTTGCATTCCATGGAAGTTATATATGCAATTGGTACTCTATCCTTAG GAATGGCCTAAAATGCTTGAGTGAGACAGGGTACATGTCTGCTGGAAATTTCCTTGGCAATGGGATCTACCTTTCTCGTCACATGGAAAAGGCATATACATATTGCCGTTCTTACCGTTTCTCTATACATGGGGAATCTAAAGTATACAGAGTCATGGCTCTCTGTGAGGTTTTCTCATGGGAAAAGTATAGAAAAGCTCATGACGTCTTGGTGGCTTCTAATGAGAATGATGTTGTCATACGGTATTTGATTGTCTTTAATGAAGAGCATGATATTTGCATATGGGAAACCGAAAAGGTAATAGCAGGAAACATGCTTTCAGATGAAACCGATTTCGGGGAACATTATAAACGGCTGAGAAGCCAATACGTCAATGAGGTGATGAATATAGGCTCCATTTCAGTTGAAAATCGCTTGGAATTATTGCAGAAAAAGGTGTCAAACAAATAA